One window of Nicotiana tomentosiformis chromosome 11, ASM39032v3, whole genome shotgun sequence genomic DNA carries:
- the LOC138901770 gene encoding uncharacterized protein translates to MGACRGANRVTQGGGQPRLFATLDRQSEEVSAEVITDWRAKIVRFQFPNEEVLGWKGSSSSLVEPPPLQSVPVVRQFPEVFPDDLPGLSPERIIDFGIDLIPGTQPIFIPPYRMAPAKLNELREQLKDLLDKGFIRPSVSPWGAPVLFVKNKDGSLRMCVDYWIALQTLKENELYAMFSKCDFWLQSVAFLGHVVSSEGIQSFQELKKRLTTAPVLTLPTCSGGFTVYCDASRVGLGCVLMQDGKVIAYASRKLKNHEKNYPTHDLELAAVVFALKIWRHYLYGEHYEVFTDHKSLQYIFKQKELNLRQKRCLELLKDYDINILYHQSKANVVADALSRKSMGALTHLAVQRRTLGREIQKLAKDGIRLDETEEGGITAYALIQSSLVVHVKAKQDEDSYLVKLKERFRNKEIIVFTLGSNGVLKLNDQLCVPDVDGLRKAIMEETHRSRYSIHQANIGIAPYEALNGRRCKSPVGWFEPTEVTLIGPELVCEALEKVQLIRERLKAA, encoded by the exons ATGGGGGCATGCAGAGGTGCAAATCGAGTTACTCAGGGAGGGGGACAACCTCGTTTGTTTGCTACACTTGATCGTCAGAGTGAAGAGGTATCTGCAGAAGTTATTACAG ATTGGCGTGCCAAGATAGTCAGGTTCCAATTTCCAAATGAAGAAGTCTTAGGGTGGAAGGGTAGTTCATCATCGCTTgtag AACCACCACCTCTTCAGTCTGTGCCAGTTGTTAGACAATTTCCAGAAGTTTTCCCAGATGACCTTCCCGGACTTTCTCCTGAAAGAATCATAGACTTTGGCATCGATCTCattccaggcactcagcccatatttATACCTCCTTATAGGATGGCTCCAGCAAAACTTAATGAGTTGAGAGAACAGTTGAAAGACCTCCTTGacaagggcttcatcaggccgagtgtttCACCATGGGGTGCCCCAGTCCTGTTTGTCAAGAATAAGGATGGGTCTCtcagaatgtgtgtggactattg GATAGCTTTGCAGACCTTGAAGGAGAATGAGCTTTATGCCATGTTTTCAAAATGTGATTTCTGGTTGCAgtcagtggcattcttaggccaTGTGGTATCTAGTGAAGGCATACAG AGTTTTCAAgagttaaagaagaggttgaccacTGCACCTGTGTTAACCTTGCCGACATGTTCGGGTGGgttcacagtgtattgtgatgcctccagAGTTGGTCTAGGGTGTGTTCTTATGCAAGATGGAaaagttattgcttatgcttctaggaagttaaagaatcatgagaagaactaccctacaCACGACTTGGAGCTTgcagcagtggtatttgcattaaagatatggcgacactaccTATATGGCGAGCATTATGAAGTATTTACAGATCACAAAAGCCTCCAgtacattttcaagcagaaagagttaaATTTGAGACAGAAAAGGTGTCTCGagctattgaaggattatgacatcaatatACTTTATCACCAGAGcaaagctaatgtggtagcagatgcaCTTAGTAGGAAGTCAATGGGTGCCTTGACCCATCTTGCAGTACAAAGGCGAACTTTGGGTCGAGAAATTCAAAAACTAGCAAAAGATGGAATTAGATTGGATGAGACCGAAGAAGGAGGTATAACTGCTTATGCCTTAATACAATCCTCTCTTGTTGTGCATGTTAAGGCCAAGCAAGACGAAGATTCGTACTTAGTGAAGTTAAAAGAAAGATTTAGAAATAAAGAAATCATTGTTTTCACTCTAGGAAGTAATGGAGTTTTGAAGTTGAATGATCAGCTATGTGTGCCTGATGTAGATGGTCTTAGAAAGGCCATAATGGAAGAAACTCACCGCTCGAGGTACTCTATCCACCAG GCCAACATTGGTATAGCTCCTTATGAAGCGTTGAATGGGCGAAGATGtaagtctccagtgggttggtttgaaccaacAGAGGTTACGTTGATTGGTCCAGAGCTTGTTTGTGAGGCCTTAGAGAAAGTCCAGCTAATTAGAGAAAGACTAAAAGCGGCTtag